In Candidatus Methylomirabilota bacterium, the genomic window TCCAGGTGTCCGCCGTGCAGGGGGCGCTCGAGCAGGTCGAGAAGCTCCTGCTCGGGCGGCACATCGAGTCCTGCGTGGCCGACGCGGTCCGCTCGGGCTCGCGGAGCGAGCGCCAGCAGAAGATCGACGAGCTGCTGGACGTCTTCGCGCGCTTTCGGGGCAAGTGATGGAGCGCGTCACGGCGCCGGTCCGCGGGATGCACTGCGCCGCCTGCGTCGGGAAGGTCGAGAAGGCGCTCGGCGGCGTCCCCGGCGTCGAGTCGGCGCAGGTGAACCTCGCGACCGAGCGGGCGACGATCGCCTACGACCCGGCGCGAATCGACTTCGCCCGGCTCCGGGAGGCGGTCGCGGCGGCCGGCTACGAGCTCGTCGAGCCGCGGCCGGCGGCCGAGGCGGACGCGACGGACGGCGAGCGCGCCGCGCGCGAGGCCGAGCAGCGTCGGGCGAAGGTGAGGT contains:
- a CDS encoding metal-sensitive transcriptional regulator; translation: MINEETKSKALGRLRRIEGQVQGLQRMIENEAYCVDILLQVSAVQGALEQVEKLLLGRHIESCVADAVRSGSRSERQQKIDELLDVFARFRGK